One part of the Acetoanaerobium sticklandii genome encodes these proteins:
- a CDS encoding class I SAM-dependent methyltransferase: MDNNYTKLNSEFIDKWANEGWEWGQPIDHETFEKAKNNDWSVVLTPTKPVPKEWFCEMKGAKVLGLASGGGQQMPIFSALGAECTVLDYSEKQLQSEKEVAKRERYEINLVKADMTKPLPFEDEAFDLIFHPVSNCYIEDVVHVWKECYRILKKGGILLAGLDNGINFIFDDEEEKLMNKLPFNPLKDKELYEKSLKNDWGIQFSHTIEEQIGGQLQAGFILTDIFEDINGQGRLHDFNIPTFYATRAVKK, translated from the coding sequence GTGGATAATAATTACACTAAGCTTAATTCAGAATTTATTGATAAGTGGGCAAATGAAGGATGGGAATGGGGGCAGCCCATAGACCATGAAACTTTTGAAAAAGCAAAAAATAACGACTGGTCAGTTGTTTTAACTCCTACAAAGCCAGTACCAAAGGAATGGTTTTGTGAGATGAAAGGAGCTAAGGTGCTTGGACTTGCTTCTGGAGGAGGACAGCAGATGCCAATATTCTCTGCACTAGGGGCAGAGTGTACAGTTCTAGATTATTCTGAAAAGCAGCTACAAAGTGAAAAAGAGGTTGCGAAAAGAGAGAGATACGAAATTAATCTAGTTAAAGCTGACATGACTAAGCCATTGCCATTTGAAGATGAAGCCTTTGACCTTATATTTCATCCAGTTTCAAATTGCTACATTGAAGATGTGGTTCATGTTTGGAAGGAATGCTATAGAATTCTAAAAAAAGGAGGAATTCTTTTAGCAGGATTAGATAATGGCATTAATTTCATTTTTGATGATGAAGAAGAAAAATTAATGAATAAATTGCCATTTAATCCACTTAAGGACAAAGAGCTATATGAAAAATCATTAAAAAATGATTGGGGTATCCAATTTTCACATACTATAGAAGAACAGATAGGTGGACAGCTGCAAGCAGGGTTTATTCTAACTGATATATTTGAAGATATAAATGGACAAGGAAGACTTCATGATTTTAATATACCTACATTTTATGCTACAAGAGCAGTAAAAAAATAG
- a CDS encoding DMT family transporter, whose translation MKQTTNTKYVMMAIAAASLYGVSAPMSKLLLEKLSPTIMASMLYLGAGIGMLALQIIKKMSKAQSYEASLTKKELPYIIGMIILDIAAPIFLMIGLTKTTSSNASLLNNFEIVATAMIALFIFKEAVGKRMWTAIFFITLSSIVLTFEDISSFTFSVGSVFVLLACVSWGLENNCTRMLSIKDPGQIVVIKGLGSGFGALLIAWLSKDIKIDISYALIALILGFVAYGLSLLMYIRAQRELGAARTSAYYAAAPFIGVLISWIVLKEAITPSFLTALFIMLIGTYFAVTEDHEHAHIHALETHEHKHRHDDNHHTHTHVPEFIGEHSHEHIHEEITHSHSHTPEVHHRHQH comes from the coding sequence ATGAAGCAAACTACAAATACAAAATACGTTATGATGGCTATAGCGGCCGCATCTTTATATGGAGTTAGCGCTCCAATGTCAAAGCTATTGCTTGAAAAGCTAAGCCCAACAATTATGGCGTCCATGCTATATTTAGGAGCTGGAATTGGGATGCTTGCACTTCAAATTATCAAAAAAATGTCTAAAGCTCAAAGCTATGAAGCGAGCTTAACAAAAAAAGAGCTCCCATATATTATAGGTATGATAATCCTAGATATTGCGGCTCCTATATTTCTGATGATAGGACTTACAAAAACCACATCATCAAACGCTTCTTTATTAAATAATTTTGAAATAGTTGCAACTGCAATGATAGCATTATTTATCTTTAAGGAAGCTGTAGGTAAAAGAATGTGGACAGCTATTTTCTTTATTACATTATCGAGTATAGTACTGACCTTTGAAGATATAAGTAGCTTTACTTTTTCTGTAGGCTCAGTTTTTGTTTTGCTTGCATGTGTGAGCTGGGGACTTGAAAATAATTGCACTAGAATGCTTTCAATTAAAGACCCTGGACAAATTGTAGTAATAAAGGGATTAGGTTCAGGCTTTGGAGCTTTATTAATTGCTTGGTTATCAAAGGATATAAAAATAGATATTTCATACGCTTTGATTGCTTTGATATTAGGCTTTGTTGCTTATGGTCTTAGTCTGCTTATGTATATTAGAGCTCAAAGAGAGCTTGGCGCGGCAAGAACAAGTGCATACTACGCAGCCGCTCCTTTTATTGGAGTGCTAATATCTTGGATAGTGTTAAAAGAAGCTATCACTCCATCTTTTCTGACTGCACTATTTATTATGCTAATTGGAACTTATTTTGCAGTTACAGAAGACCACGAGCATGCCCATATTCATGCCCTCGAAACTCATGAACACAAGCACAGGCATGATGACAATCATCACACACATACCCATGTTCCAGAATTTATAGGTGAACACAGTCATGAGCATATACATGAAGAAATAACCCATAGTCATTCACATACGCCAGAGGTTCATCATAGACACCAGCATTAG
- a CDS encoding B12-binding domain-containing radical SAM protein, with translation MKALLIRPKPDKETIGLQHVMICEPLELEYLVSNVQETLADEVTVKIYDFILEKKPFEQILLEEKPDFVGFTGYITHVRTIKQMARKVKLYNPNTKTAVGGVHAEVVGDDFLDESIDFIFRKNGIDSFNAVLEGAVKNQDKAIIEKRIKAIENQPYNYSYKHPDRKSVENYKKDYYYMFHNPCALIKTSYGCPYNCSFCFCKEITSGKYYARDIEDVVAEISQIPEKEIYIVDDDFLYNEDRLKKFIALLKENNIEKNYLVYGRADFIANNKELISELKKVGLRAVIVGIESIRKSDLDNYNKKTTVQINETCIEILRELDIELYATLILPMDFNKQDFRNLTNWLIDMKITFVNLQPLTPIPGTEIFKDYEEKLLVKRESYEMFDMAHVILKPQHLSVREFYGQILLSYYKVIMRPVNSIRLLKKYGLKENLKMLKGSQRVSLQYLSKIIRG, from the coding sequence ATGAAAGCTCTACTCATTAGGCCAAAACCAGATAAAGAAACAATAGGGCTTCAGCATGTTATGATTTGCGAGCCGTTGGAGCTGGAGTACCTAGTATCCAACGTACAAGAGACTTTAGCTGATGAAGTAACTGTTAAAATATACGATTTTATTTTAGAGAAAAAACCCTTTGAACAAATATTACTAGAGGAGAAGCCAGATTTTGTAGGCTTTACAGGATATATAACCCATGTGAGAACCATAAAGCAGATGGCGAGGAAAGTAAAGCTGTATAATCCAAATACAAAAACAGCTGTAGGAGGAGTTCATGCAGAGGTAGTAGGTGATGATTTTCTCGATGAAAGCATAGATTTTATATTTAGAAAAAATGGCATAGACTCATTTAATGCTGTGCTTGAGGGGGCAGTAAAAAATCAAGATAAAGCTATAATAGAGAAAAGAATCAAAGCTATAGAAAATCAGCCCTATAATTACTCCTACAAGCATCCTGATAGAAAGTCAGTAGAAAACTACAAAAAGGATTATTACTATATGTTTCATAATCCCTGCGCTCTTATTAAGACCTCATATGGATGCCCATATAATTGCAGTTTTTGTTTTTGCAAAGAAATAACTTCTGGAAAATATTATGCTAGGGATATAGAAGATGTGGTAGCTGAAATATCACAAATACCTGAAAAAGAAATATATATAGTAGATGATGATTTTCTTTACAATGAAGATAGGCTGAAGAAATTTATAGCCCTGCTAAAAGAAAACAACATCGAGAAAAACTACCTAGTGTATGGAAGAGCTGACTTTATAGCAAATAACAAGGAGCTGATAAGTGAGCTCAAAAAAGTAGGACTAAGAGCAGTTATAGTAGGAATAGAATCCATTAGAAAATCTGATTTAGATAACTATAACAAAAAAACTACTGTCCAAATAAACGAAACCTGCATTGAGATTCTAAGAGAGCTGGATATAGAGCTTTATGCAACCTTGATTCTTCCTATGGATTTTAATAAGCAAGATTTTAGAAATCTTACAAATTGGCTGATAGATATGAAAATCACATTCGTAAATTTACAGCCTCTTACTCCTATCCCAGGAACTGAGATATTCAAGGATTATGAAGAAAAGCTACTCGTAAAAAGAGAAAGCTATGAAATGTTTGACATGGCTCACGTGATATTAAAACCTCAGCATTTGAGTGTGAGAGAATTTTACGGTCAAATACTTCTAAGCTACTATAAAGTCATTATGAGACCAGTAAACTCAATCAGGCTGCTCAAAAAATATGGTCTTAAAGAAAATCTAAAAATGCTAAAAGGCAGTCAAAGAGTAAGTCTACAGTATTTATCAAAGATAATAAGAGGTTAA
- a CDS encoding CD3073 family putative ECF transporter S component gives MRNSSFSSTRDMIFASLGIILNLALGTIVSTFQIPLLFLDTIGTILVAVVLGPFAGALTGGLTNVIQGILTNPRDIPFALVNIAIGIIVGMIAKKTKFDIKTAVITGLILSIVAPLIGTPIAVFMYGGLTGGGTDILFAWLLATGQKIFTAAFIPRVAGNLVDKIGSCILVSSMLRYIPKEYINKKAA, from the coding sequence ATGAGAAATTCTAGCTTTTCTTCAACAAGAGATATGATATTTGCATCATTAGGTATTATTTTGAATTTAGCTTTAGGAACTATTGTAAGTACATTTCAAATTCCACTACTTTTTTTAGATACAATAGGAACCATTTTAGTAGCTGTAGTGCTAGGACCTTTTGCAGGGGCTCTTACAGGGGGACTTACTAATGTAATCCAAGGAATACTTACAAATCCTAGGGATATACCATTTGCACTTGTTAATATTGCAATTGGTATTATAGTTGGTATGATTGCCAAAAAAACTAAGTTTGATATTAAGACTGCAGTTATTACTGGCTTAATTTTATCAATAGTAGCACCTTTAATCGGAACTCCAATTGCTGTGTTTATGTATGGAGGCTTAACTGGTGGAGGAACAGATATATTATTTGCATGGCTACTTGCTACTGGGCAAAAAATATTTACGGCAGCATTTATTCCAAGAGTTGCTGGAAACCTAGTTGATAAAATAGGAAGCTGTATCTTAGTTAGCTCTATGCTTAGGTATATACCTAAAGAGTATATTAATAAAAAAGCAGCTTAG
- a CDS encoding acyl-CoA thioesterase, which produces MKNYYTTRLVKSEDLNHHGTLFAGRMSEWFVEGCFIAAANHHGNPEEIVCVKLHGMKFGKPARKGQIIQLTTQVVLTGNTSMTVYGKVTEIDGTEISVDGYITFVCVDENGKKKPHGIPTPVPQNDEEAKIIEIAKNLR; this is translated from the coding sequence ATGAAAAATTACTATACTACAAGATTAGTTAAATCAGAGGACTTGAATCATCATGGAACATTATTTGCAGGAAGAATGAGTGAATGGTTTGTAGAAGGGTGTTTTATCGCAGCGGCAAATCACCATGGAAATCCAGAGGAAATAGTCTGTGTAAAGCTTCATGGAATGAAATTTGGAAAACCAGCTAGAAAAGGACAAATCATTCAGCTTACAACTCAGGTGGTACTAACTGGAAATACTAGTATGACTGTATATGGAAAAGTGACTGAAATAGATGGAACAGAAATATCTGTAGACGGGTATATTACCTTTGTGTGTGTAGATGAAAATGGCAAGAAAAAACCTCATGGCATTCCTACACCTGTTCCTCAAAATGATGAAGAAGCAAAAATAATAGAAATAGCTAAAAACTTAAGATAG
- a CDS encoding class I SAM-dependent DNA methyltransferase — MKSKIWDFWAKHYHKLWVQKYSLGPTRNKVKKLIEELDIKEEASLLDIGCGVGELLYELQDINNIERHGLDFSEKMIEVSKLKNPKVTHYKLDVSSLDKIEARFNIITCTHSLPYYNSKRDILKQINELLKEEGRAIFAFASGNTFLDRLILLFVKLTTGPASYPSDKEFKMLIKDYFDIDKREAIKLRPYMPTIAVYSLRKVEK, encoded by the coding sequence ATGAAAAGTAAAATTTGGGATTTTTGGGCAAAGCATTATCATAAGCTATGGGTACAAAAATATTCTTTAGGACCAACGAGAAATAAAGTTAAAAAGCTTATAGAAGAGCTGGATATAAAAGAAGAGGCTTCACTTTTGGATATAGGCTGTGGAGTAGGGGAGCTACTGTATGAGCTACAAGATATTAATAATATCGAAAGGCATGGCTTAGATTTTTCTGAGAAAATGATAGAGGTATCTAAGCTAAAAAATCCTAAGGTGACTCATTATAAGCTTGATGTGAGTAGTCTAGATAAAATAGAAGCTAGATTTAATATAATCACTTGTACACATTCTCTCCCATACTATAATTCAAAACGAGATATACTAAAGCAAATCAATGAGCTTTTAAAAGAGGAAGGAAGAGCTATTTTTGCATTTGCAAGTGGAAATACCTTTCTTGATAGGCTCATACTTTTGTTTGTAAAGCTAACTACTGGGCCAGCATCTTATCCTAGCGATAAGGAATTCAAAATGCTAATCAAAGATTATTTTGACATAGATAAAAGAGAAGCAATAAAGCTAAGACCATATATGCCAACAATTGCGGTGTATTCTCTTAGAAAGGTGGAAAAATGA
- a CDS encoding CD3072 family TudS-related putative desulfidase, translating to MQRGKKIILLSHCILNVNAKVEGFEPYESLVKELTDYLYENKVGIIQLPCPEMAIYGIKRWGHVKDQFNYSFFKKSCEIFLESTVNQLESYLDAGYHIVGCIGVDGSPSCGVNLTCKSSEWKGEMSMKPELSSILADVRMVKEKGVFMEVLEKMLIENNINIPFIGINEENFKESLFEIREFIVNNSK from the coding sequence ATGCAAAGAGGAAAAAAAATTATACTTTTATCACACTGTATTTTAAATGTAAATGCAAAAGTTGAAGGCTTTGAGCCTTATGAAAGCTTAGTAAAGGAATTAACTGATTACCTTTATGAAAATAAAGTGGGAATAATTCAGCTACCATGTCCTGAAATGGCTATATATGGGATAAAACGCTGGGGACATGTAAAAGACCAATTTAATTATAGTTTTTTTAAAAAAAGCTGTGAAATTTTCTTGGAATCAACAGTTAATCAATTAGAAAGCTATTTAGATGCTGGGTATCACATAGTTGGATGTATAGGAGTAGATGGGAGCCCTAGCTGTGGAGTGAATCTAACTTGTAAATCTAGTGAGTGGAAAGGTGAAATGTCTATGAAACCTGAACTAAGCTCTATACTTGCTGATGTTAGGATGGTTAAGGAAAAAGGAGTATTTATGGAAGTTTTAGAAAAAATGCTAATCGAAAATAATATAAACATACCTTTTATTGGTATAAATGAAGAAAATTTTAAAGAATCTTTATTTGAAATAAGGGAGTTTATTGTTAATAATAGTAAATAG
- a CDS encoding B12-binding domain-containing radical SAM protein, giving the protein MKKLLLIQPSPYQKDKTVVKKSRLYFVGLSLPLLAALTPKDWEVELIYEVIEDIPFDTDADLIGISTMGHGVIRSIDIAKEFRKKGKKVILGGYMASIMPQEAAKYSDSVVVGDAEMIWEEVLSDFCSGRLKEIYEKPLPNGYFSTPMPRFDLLKGKKIGDFLPVQAGRGCPNSCSFCSVSCLYKGRYIKRPLEEVVRDIKQIKDLGFKKILLLDDNIFSDRDYLHKLLDTFIELNVTWMSQCEITIGHDNDLLQKLYKSGCQTLSFGLESITKESLDKMDKSWAKPSDYDYLIQNIRKHGIDVSTEMVVGAEGDTLESIRKTKDFIEKNKISVPRFYILTPFPGTRFFEQIEKAGRLVNKDIYSYDGTSAVYKPQNMTPDELTAVYWELYENLFTFKSIIKRNILRREMLKTPFKYLFNTIVNLYYREQIKRRITPNIF; this is encoded by the coding sequence ATGAAAAAACTATTACTGATACAACCTAGCCCATATCAAAAAGACAAAACAGTGGTCAAAAAATCAAGACTCTATTTTGTTGGATTGTCACTGCCACTGCTTGCAGCTCTTACACCTAAGGACTGGGAAGTGGAGCTGATATATGAAGTCATAGAAGACATCCCTTTTGATACAGATGCTGACTTAATAGGAATCAGCACTATGGGACATGGGGTGATTAGATCTATAGATATAGCCAAGGAATTTAGAAAAAAAGGAAAGAAAGTGATACTTGGGGGATATATGGCTAGCATAATGCCACAAGAAGCCGCTAAGTACTCGGATAGTGTGGTAGTAGGAGATGCAGAGATGATATGGGAAGAGGTACTTTCTGATTTTTGCAGTGGCAGGTTAAAAGAAATCTATGAAAAACCACTTCCAAATGGATATTTTTCTACTCCAATGCCAAGGTTTGACCTTCTAAAGGGTAAAAAAATAGGAGACTTTCTTCCAGTTCAAGCAGGAAGAGGATGTCCGAATTCTTGTAGCTTTTGCTCAGTGTCTTGCCTTTACAAGGGGAGATATATAAAAAGGCCACTAGAAGAGGTGGTAAGAGATATAAAGCAAATTAAAGATTTAGGCTTCAAAAAAATTCTTCTGCTTGATGACAATATATTTTCTGATAGAGATTATCTTCATAAACTGCTCGATACCTTTATAGAGCTAAATGTAACCTGGATGAGTCAGTGCGAGATTACCATAGGTCACGATAATGATTTACTTCAAAAGCTTTATAAAAGTGGCTGCCAAACTCTTAGCTTTGGACTTGAGAGCATAACTAAAGAGAGCCTAGATAAAATGGACAAAAGCTGGGCAAAACCTAGTGACTATGATTACCTCATCCAAAACATAAGAAAGCATGGCATAGATGTATCAACTGAAATGGTAGTGGGAGCTGAAGGAGATACTCTTGAGTCTATAAGAAAAACTAAAGACTTTATAGAGAAAAACAAAATTTCAGTACCTAGATTTTATATACTCACACCTTTTCCTGGAACAAGATTTTTTGAGCAGATAGAAAAAGCAGGAAGGCTAGTAAATAAAGACATCTATTCCTATGACGGAACTAGTGCAGTCTATAAGCCCCAAAATATGACACCAGATGAGCTTACAGCAGTATACTGGGAGCTTTATGAAAACCTCTTTACATTTAAATCTATAATAAAAAGAAATATATTAAGAAGAGAAATGCTTAAAACGCCATTTAAATATCTGTTTAACACCATTGTAAATCTATACTACAGAGAGCAGATAAAAAGAAGGATAACCCCAAATATATTTTAG
- a CDS encoding B12-binding domain-containing radical SAM protein produces MIIFLEKVREKTIFSFFEPIVTEPLELMYIKTILIEEKITSYIIDDKFKLDKPKGVIPNLVILTGYNVAENLIVSKAKAYKNKYPTVKIMVSGVHAQLNREAFRTKGIDYVYFSQSLETFRTFIKTAVDLELDYEKDDNAVDLEIDYEKDDNAVDLEIDYEKDDNKDINNKDINNKDINNKDINNKEFKSNYFQKGVDIYDKLTDSWQLGKDEVLIKSENISPDRLVFNDIKSQTRYIDKTQVALVKSSHGCPYSCSFCYCRLLNNGIYLKPDYKRLISEIKEIDSSYIWVIDDSFFIAREDALDFIVNAKNEYLNKSLIIYLRADFIVENEDLMSELKSWGIDEVIVGFESEDESMLSEYNKGQTANIYEKAVNILKNEAIELTALFIVDPSYEIKDFLRLYKYIKKLDLDLYTISIMTPLKGTLDYELRKHELIETDPRKFDFLHLVLKSKLPKWLFYTLFYLCHLRLIKSKRIRKMIRGNYEK; encoded by the coding sequence ATGATAATTTTTTTAGAAAAAGTAAGAGAAAAAACGATATTTTCATTCTTTGAGCCTATAGTGACTGAACCGCTTGAGCTCATGTATATTAAGACTATATTAATTGAGGAGAAAATAACCTCCTATATCATAGATGATAAATTCAAGCTAGATAAGCCTAAAGGAGTTATACCGAATTTAGTAATTTTAACTGGCTACAACGTAGCTGAAAATTTAATAGTAAGTAAAGCTAAAGCCTACAAGAATAAATACCCCACTGTAAAAATTATGGTCTCTGGAGTCCATGCTCAGCTCAATCGTGAAGCATTTAGAACGAAGGGGATTGACTACGTATATTTTTCTCAAAGCTTAGAAACCTTTAGAACCTTTATAAAAACAGCTGTAGATTTAGAACTAGATTATGAAAAAGATGATAATGCTGTAGATTTAGAAATAGATTATGAAAAAGATGATAATGCTGTAGATTTAGAAATAGATTATGAAAAAGATGATAATAAAGATATAAATAATAAAGATATAAATAATAAAGATATAAATAATAAAGATATAAATAATAAAGAATTTAAGAGCAATTATTTTCAAAAAGGTGTAGATATTTACGATAAGCTGACTGATTCTTGGCAACTAGGGAAAGATGAAGTATTGATAAAAAGTGAAAACATTTCTCCAGATAGACTAGTATTTAATGACATAAAATCACAGACAAGATATATTGATAAGACTCAGGTAGCACTAGTAAAGTCAAGTCATGGATGCCCATATAGCTGTAGTTTTTGTTATTGCAGACTTCTAAACAATGGAATCTACCTTAAACCTGATTACAAAAGACTTATAAGTGAAATCAAGGAAATAGACTCAAGCTATATCTGGGTTATAGATGATAGCTTTTTTATAGCTAGAGAGGATGCTCTTGATTTTATTGTTAATGCTAAAAATGAGTATTTGAACAAAAGCTTAATTATTTATCTTAGAGCTGATTTTATAGTTGAAAACGAAGACTTGATGAGCGAACTTAAATCCTGGGGTATAGATGAGGTTATAGTTGGCTTTGAATCAGAAGATGAAAGCATGCTGAGCGAATATAATAAAGGACAGACTGCAAATATTTATGAAAAAGCTGTAAACATCTTAAAAAATGAAGCTATAGAGCTTACAGCACTTTTTATAGTTGATCCTTCATATGAAATAAAAGATTTTTTAAGGCTTTACAAATATATTAAAAAGCTAGATTTAGACCTTTACACTATTTCTATAATGACTCCGTTAAAAGGAACTTTAGATTACGAATTAAGAAAGCATGAGCTTATAGAAACTGACCCAAGAAAATTTGATTTTCTTCATTTGGTGCTCAAATCGAAGCTACCAAAGTGGCTATTTTATACTTTGTTTTACCTATGTCATCTAAGATTAATAAAATCTAAGAGAATTAGAAAAATGATAAGAGGAAATTATGAAAAGTAA
- a CDS encoding B12-binding domain-containing radical SAM protein — MKILLVRPPRIKQAITLSNFMFSEPLGLEMIYSVFEQNHTVEIFDMMIEKLSIEEKIRDFEPDRVGITSLCIDVLKVIELSNKIKACNSNIKIFVGGTQALLSPESFFEPSIDYVFNYTTKDNLIKFLNNDKSIEGVYQKENSFKDSFPKGNNEYMLPNRASTLKYRAYYSYFGYRPAAIMEYGLGCESRCNFCLRWRIEGYKEIQIDMAITMADLNAITESTIMFIDNDFLSSREKLSSFLDIIKEVDLKKNYIIYGSVKGVIETQDLLKEFVRLGLSAILIGYETFKDEELMNYNKKITADENFKASKILKELNIDVWASFMAHPDWDKADFKNFRAYIKKIRPQITTINPLTPFPGLSLYEEYKDRLLFSAVDYEKWSFGQLIIKPSKISVRRYYYELMITYLYVNLFVNGNTKMLKKFGLMNVLRIGFGAVKASKNYIKLMING, encoded by the coding sequence ATGAAAATTTTACTTGTAAGACCACCTAGAATAAAACAAGCAATAACCTTAAGTAACTTTATGTTTTCTGAGCCACTTGGTTTAGAAATGATTTATAGTGTATTTGAGCAAAACCACACTGTAGAGATTTTTGATATGATGATTGAAAAGCTTTCTATAGAAGAAAAAATTCGAGATTTTGAGCCAGATAGAGTAGGAATTACGAGTCTTTGCATAGACGTACTAAAGGTTATTGAGCTAAGTAATAAAATAAAGGCATGTAATAGTAATATAAAAATTTTTGTAGGAGGAACTCAGGCTCTGCTTAGTCCAGAGAGTTTTTTTGAGCCTAGCATAGATTATGTATTTAACTATACTACAAAAGACAATCTAATTAAGTTTTTAAATAACGATAAAAGTATAGAAGGTGTGTACCAAAAAGAAAATTCATTCAAAGATAGCTTCCCAAAGGGAAACAATGAATACATGCTCCCAAACAGAGCCAGTACCTTGAAATACAGAGCATACTATTCCTATTTTGGATATAGACCTGCAGCTATAATGGAGTATGGCTTAGGCTGTGAAAGCAGATGCAATTTTTGTCTCAGATGGAGGATAGAGGGTTATAAAGAAATTCAGATTGATATGGCGATAACTATGGCTGACCTAAATGCCATCACAGAATCTACAATAATGTTCATAGACAACGATTTTTTATCAAGCAGAGAAAAGCTCTCTAGCTTTCTAGATATTATTAAGGAGGTTGATCTAAAAAAGAATTACATAATCTACGGCTCAGTAAAAGGAGTAATAGAAACCCAGGATTTACTAAAGGAATTTGTAAGACTGGGACTGAGTGCAATTCTCATAGGTTATGAAACCTTCAAGGATGAAGAGCTTATGAACTATAATAAAAAAATTACTGCTGACGAAAACTTTAAAGCCTCAAAAATACTAAAAGAACTGAATATAGATGTATGGGCTTCATTTATGGCTCACCCAGATTGGGATAAAGCTGATTTTAAAAACTTTAGAGCCTATATTAAGAAAATAAGACCTCAAATAACAACCATCAATCCACTTACGCCGTTTCCAGGACTATCTTTATATGAAGAGTATAAGGATAGACTGTTATTTAGCGCTGTAGATTATGAAAAATGGAGCTTTGGACAGCTTATTATAAAGCCATCTAAAATAAGTGTCAGGAGATACTATTATGAGCTTATGATAACCTATCTGTATGTGAATTTATTTGTAAATGGCAATACAAAAATGCTCAAAAAATTTGGTCTTATGAATGTGCTAAGAATAGGTTTTGGAGCAGTGAAAGCTTCAAAAAATTATATTAAGCTCATGATAAATGGGTAG
- the corA gene encoding magnesium/cobalt transporter CorA codes for MNIHDQFDLLRTKKQSIGTPPGTIDYSGDYSDVDIKIEVIRYNKDKFQIDAESDIKNISKIISGSDFEEEIIWINIIGLHNKKIIELIGRSLNIHHMDLEDIVHVSQWSKIINQNDYLFSIFKMIYLNEDEIIHEQVSVIVKNNLVITFQETPGDVFDHIRSRLDSQKGQLRFEDSSYLFYSILDAIVDEYMLVINYISLRFNEIEMQIIEERSPNKEELYKLRKELLFFSNSIAPLQDTLRRFVIEDSAFYTQDMSPYYSDIKDHLSQISDSIMGYREMSNSLHEVSMSNVSMRMNRAMMTLTIFSAIFIPLSFLAGVFGMNFKHMPGLNEPKSFIYFAIFCITLASGMITYFKARKWF; via the coding sequence ATGAATATACATGACCAATTTGATTTATTAAGAACGAAAAAGCAATCTATCGGAACACCTCCTGGAACTATTGATTATTCGGGAGATTATTCAGATGTAGATATAAAAATAGAGGTTATTAGATATAATAAAGATAAATTTCAAATCGATGCCGAGTCAGATATTAAAAATATAAGTAAAATAATTTCTGGTAGTGATTTCGAAGAGGAAATTATTTGGATCAATATTATAGGGCTTCACAATAAGAAGATAATAGAGCTGATTGGTAGGTCTCTAAATATCCATCACATGGATTTAGAAGATATTGTCCATGTTTCACAGTGGAGTAAAATAATAAACCAAAATGATTATTTGTTTTCCATATTTAAAATGATATATCTAAATGAAGATGAAATTATTCATGAACAGGTTTCAGTCATTGTAAAAAATAATTTAGTAATCACTTTTCAAGAAACGCCAGGAGATGTATTTGACCATATTAGAAGTAGATTAGACAGTCAAAAAGGTCAGCTCAGATTTGAGGATTCAAGTTATCTATTTTATTCTATACTCGATGCAATAGTTGATGAATATATGCTTGTTATAAATTATATTTCTCTTAGATTTAATGAAATTGAGATGCAAATTATAGAAGAAAGAAGCCCAAATAAAGAAGAACTATATAAGCTTAGAAAAGAGCTTTTATTTTTCAGCAATTCAATTGCTCCACTTCAAGATACCTTGAGAAGATTTGTAATTGAGGATAGTGCTTTTTATACTCAGGATATGTCACCTTATTATTCAGATATAAAAGACCATCTTAGCCAAATATCAGATTCAATTATGGGCTATAGAGAAATGAGTAATAGCCTTCATGAGGTTTCGATGTCAAACGTAAGCATGAGAATGAACAGAGCTATGATGACGCTTACTATTTTTTCAGCTATCTTTATTCCTTTGTCATTTTTGGCAGGAGTATTTGGTATGAATTTTAAGCATATGCCAGGCTTAAATGAACCAAAATCCTTTATTTACTTTGCTATATTTTGCATAACTCTAGCCTCTGGGATGATAACATATTTCAAAGCTAGAAAATGGTTTTAA